In Solidesulfovibrio carbinoliphilus subsp. oakridgensis, the sequence TAGCCATCGTCCCCATGAAGCACTTGATCAGGCCACGCCGGCTTCAATCTACCGGCCTTCGTCCCGGCGGCTGCCTCGAAACGAACCATGCTTTGAGTATCCCTCCTCTTTCGAAAGTCGGACGGTTCGCCGGGATGGGATGTTCAACTGGGAAGGCAGGCAGATTTTTCTCGGCGAGGCATTTGCGAAATGTCGCATCGGCCTGACCAGAAATTATGATGATCGTTGGCTGGTTTATCTTGGAGAGCACCTGCTCGGCGGGTTTTGCCCCAAAGACCCCAAACGGGTGGTTCCGGTTCGATCCCTGATCAGCTAAAAAGTGTCAGGGATGTACCCGGTCCAAACTGTCAACGATGTTCCCGGTTGCACACCCCCCCGGCCCCCCCGAGCGGGGGAAAACAGGCGGGGGGGACCGGGGGGAATCATTCCCCCCGGCGGGGTTCGGGGCGGCGCCCCGATGCTTCTTTCCCGGCGGCGGTCGCCGTCAACAGGACCATGGCCGCCTTGCCGATGCCGGCCGTGGTCGCCCCGTCGCAGGCCGCGCCGATGAGGCCGCCGACCACGGGCACGAGCCGGCCGCCGGCCCCGAGGACCCCACGCTCCCCGAGCCGGGCCAGCAGCCGGGACCCGACCAGCCGGTTCAGGCGGGCGGCCATTTGGGTCGAAAGCTCGGCCAGAAACCGTTCGGTTATTTTGACACCGAATTTCGCGCCGGCCGCCCCGGCCACCTCGGCCGCCTTGGAGCCGCACAGGCACAGGCCGCAGAGGGCCCGGACCCGGTTGTCGGACAGGTCGTGGCCGCAGACCAGCGCCATGGCCTGGACCATGCGCAGTTGGATGAAAAGCGTGCCGGCCAAGTTGGCCGGGAGTGTGGCCGGCAGCAGGGCCAGACCGCCGACGTTGGTGAGAAATCCGGCCGCCGCGGCCTGCCGCCGATGGCTTTTAAGGATGGCCGCCAGCCGCGTTTCCAGGGGCACGGACGGGTCCCTGTGCCGGCTGGCCAGTTTCTCGGCCGAGTCCTGGCCGGGCAGGCCCTTGGCCGCCCGGGTCCAGGCCCAGTCCAGGGCCCGCATGATGGTCGGATGAGTCAGTGTGGCCATGGGCCTCCCGCCTTGTCGGCGTTGTTCGTGTGTGCTGCCCGGAAGCTAAGGCCGAAACGGGGCGCGGCAAGGGGACGCTTCGCTGGTTGTGTCTTTCAGAGGGTGCACTGGTCGAGGAGCAGCGCCAGCCGGTGCTCGTAGCGGTGTTCGGCCGCCATGAGCCGCCGCCAGCCGGCCGCGATGTCCGCCCGGCGGCCGGGGTCGGCCAGGAGTGTCCTGGCCAGGGACGCGGCCCCGGCCGGGGTGGCGTAGGTGACCGGGGCCGTCAGCCGGGCCGGAAAAAGGGGCAGGCCGGGCGTGGCGTCGGTGAGAAGGCATCCCCCGGCCGCCCAGACGTCGAAGTGGCGCTGGGTCAGGCCGCCTGGCAAAAGAAGGCTCGTCACGTTGGCCACGAGCCCGGCCCCGGCGTAAAGGCCGGCCAAGGGCCCGTAGTAGTCGATCGGGCCGTGAAGGGTGGCGCTTTCGGGTAAAAGGCCCTGCCAGCCCGGGTCGCCGTAGACGGACAGCGGCACGGCCCCGGCCAGGGCGGCAAGGACCCCGGCCCGAAGGAACAGGCTGGCCGTTTCGGCCCCCAGCCCGGCCGTGCGCCCGGCCTTGCCCGGCCAAAGGGGCGCGTCCCCGAGGCGCGCGCGCCACCAGAAAAAGTCCGGCCGGCCCCCGGCCGCGACCAGCGACCGCGCCGTGGCCAGAAGGGCCTCCGGCACCCGGCAGCCGGCGAAAAACTGGTCGCGCCCGGCAAAGGCGCTGCGGCCGACGAAGACCGTCCGGTTGGCCAGCCCCGGCTCCGGCCGGGCCGTGAAGAAATGGTCCGCGGCGGCCAGGGGCAGGTGGACGGCGGACTGGGCGCCAAGGCTTCGCAGCGGGGCCAGGAAGGCCCCG encodes:
- a CDS encoding EcsC family protein, with the translated sequence MATLTHPTIMRALDWAWTRAAKGLPGQDSAEKLASRHRDPSVPLETRLAAILKSHRRQAAAAGFLTNVGGLALLPATLPANLAGTLFIQLRMVQAMALVCGHDLSDNRVRALCGLCLCGSKAAEVAGAAGAKFGVKITERFLAELSTQMAARLNRLVGSRLLARLGERGVLGAGGRLVPVVGGLIGAACDGATTAGIGKAAMVLLTATAAGKEASGRRPEPRRGE
- a CDS encoding glycosyltransferase family protein is translated as MPSGERPQRTTVVDETGSPRALGVGPETFASFGRGPEPVFLGLGPDPAVAVGLAGGRPAAFLECPAFAAAMPPPWAQAVPADWERLEPEALSPARAARSTFYLYRQNTRLFPSFWGSIWARAQLALLPRPEKAETTPAVLLARRQGGLLEPEIARALAALGRPVTDIPAEASGPAVARMLAAGKPSLFLCVNGAGLDDDGLLFSLLAEAGVPVAVWFVDNPFHVLGRFRGAFWKKARLFVTDGAFLAPLRSLGAQSAVHLPLAAADHFFTARPEPGLANRTVFVGRSAFAGRDQFFAGCRVPEALLATARSLVAAGGRPDFFWWRARLGDAPLWPGKAGRTAGLGAETASLFLRAGVLAALAGAVPLSVYGDPGWQGLLPESATLHGPIDYYGPLAGLYAGAGLVANVTSLLLPGGLTQRHFDVWAAGGCLLTDATPGLPLFPARLTAPVTYATPAGAASLARTLLADPGRRADIAAGWRRLMAAEHRYEHRLALLLDQCTL